The following coding sequences are from one Streptomyces dengpaensis window:
- a CDS encoding NADH-quinone oxidoreductase subunit D → MSTQTPSSGASAASARETTEGTVYTVTGGDWDEVVQTAAKADDERIVVNMGPQHPSTHGVLRLILEIEGETVTEARCGIGYLHTGIEKNLEYRTWTQGTTFVTRMDYLTPFFNETAYCLAVEKLLGIEEQIPDRATIIRVLLMELNRISSHLVCIATGGMELGATTIMIYGFRDRELILDIYELITGLRMNHAYIRPGGLAQDLPPGAVDQIREFVKKMKKNLPEYDKLATGNPIFKARMQDVGYLDLAGCMALGATGPIVRSAGLPHDLRKTQPYCGYETYDFDVPTADTCDAYGRFLVRLEEMRQSLRIVEQCLDRLEPGPVMVADKKIAWPAQLALGPDGLGNSLDHIKKIMGTSMEALIHHFKLVTEGFRVPPGQVYAAVESPKGELGVHAVSDGGTRPYRVHFRDPSFTNLQAMAAMCEGGQVADVIVAVASIDPVMGGVDR, encoded by the coding sequence ATGAGCACGCAGACCCCTTCGTCCGGGGCATCCGCCGCCTCGGCGCGCGAGACGACCGAGGGCACCGTATATACGGTCACGGGCGGTGACTGGGACGAGGTCGTCCAGACCGCGGCCAAGGCCGACGACGAGCGCATCGTCGTCAACATGGGTCCGCAGCACCCCTCCACGCACGGCGTGCTCCGGCTCATCCTGGAGATCGAGGGCGAGACGGTCACCGAGGCCCGCTGCGGCATCGGCTACCTCCACACCGGCATCGAGAAGAACCTCGAATACCGCACGTGGACCCAGGGCACCACGTTCGTGACGCGCATGGACTATCTGACGCCGTTCTTCAACGAGACGGCGTACTGTCTCGCCGTCGAGAAACTCCTCGGCATCGAGGAGCAGATCCCCGACCGCGCGACGATCATCCGCGTGCTCCTGATGGAGTTGAACCGGATCTCCTCCCACCTGGTGTGCATCGCCACCGGCGGCATGGAGCTGGGCGCCACCACGATCATGATCTACGGCTTCCGTGATCGTGAACTCATTCTCGACATCTACGAGCTGATCACCGGCCTGCGGATGAATCACGCGTACATCCGCCCCGGCGGACTCGCCCAGGACCTGCCCCCGGGTGCGGTGGACCAGATCCGCGAGTTCGTGAAGAAGATGAAGAAGAACCTTCCCGAGTACGACAAGCTCGCCACCGGGAACCCCATCTTCAAGGCCCGTATGCAGGACGTCGGCTATCTGGACCTGGCCGGCTGCATGGCGCTCGGTGCCACGGGCCCGATCGTCCGCTCGGCGGGTCTTCCGCACGACCTGCGCAAGACCCAGCCGTACTGCGGCTACGAGACCTACGACTTCGATGTCCCGACCGCCGACACCTGCGACGCCTATGGGCGCTTCCTGGTCCGGCTGGAGGAGATGCGCCAGTCGCTGCGGATCGTCGAGCAGTGCCTGGACCGGCTGGAGCCCGGGCCGGTCATGGTTGCCGACAAGAAGATCGCCTGGCCCGCCCAGCTTGCGCTCGGCCCCGACGGTCTGGGCAACTCCCTCGATCACATCAAGAAGATCATGGGCACCTCCATGGAGGCCCTGATCCACCACTTCAAGCTGGTGACCGAGGGCTTCCGCGTCCCGCCGGGACAGGTGTACGCGGCGGTCGAGTCGCCCAAGGGCGAGCTCGGGGTGCACGCCGTTTCCGACGGAGGCACCCGTCCCTACCGGGTCCACTTCCGTGACCCGTCCTTCACCAACCTGCAGGCCATGGCGGCGATGTGCGAGGGCGGCCAGGTCGCCGACGTCATCGTCGCCGTCGCGTCCATCGACCCCGTGATGGGAGGCGTCGACCGGTGA